Genomic DNA from Triticum dicoccoides isolate Atlit2015 ecotype Zavitan chromosome 4B, WEW_v2.0, whole genome shotgun sequence:
TAAATTCTATCACTATTCACTTGTTTTTCATTAAGTGCTAAGGTCTAGACCCACGCTCATGTATAGCATGAGTATCGAGTGGATAATGTAGAAGGGTTGTGTAGTTGTGTACTACATCGGCCTTGCCGATTTATGATAAGATTGTCACTATAAGATGAAGACTGAATAATGTTAAGTCCGTACATAATATTGACATTTTCTCTAAAACTTTGGTAATGGAAACACTGATTTGACGCATTGATTCATGAAAATAAAGAGCTTGTTTATCTATATGTTTTGTTATTTGCTTCTTATCAACTAAAGagaattgctttgaatcacatttcTTTCGAGTTAAACTTTCATGAGACTGAATAAGATAATCATATTCTTGTTAAGGTAGCATTCACAAACAAAAATATTTCTTTTGTCATGTTCATGcctgaggacgagcatgaattaagcttgggaacaTGCATTCCTTGTAACAATATGATCACACGAGTGTATTGTATCCGACAACGATAGCTGCCTTATTACCAGCTTTCATCTACCTTTACAAGGGGCCGGTGGACTTCCATCATAGGGGACTATCTTTGGAGGCAAGGCTGGTAACCTAGCTCCCCGTAGATCTGACCTACACAATTGCAATCCACATTTTGATTAATAAAGCTTAGTAGGCAGGACATATGATTTTACCCGTCCAGGAGCTTGGCCCTACGTAAAAGCATCGTGTCACCTTGTCGCCATTGAGGTTTCTTCGGACACCTCCCTTCCTTCAACCCTCTTCATGACCTCCAGTAGATCGTAAGATCTTTTTTTTAGAAATGAAgaaggacccccggcctctgcatctggacgatgcatgctgccattttattaattattcacacaagaccttacaaatcaTACGACAGTAAGAttgaagccaccgtctaggcaataaactgtcgctactcctatccaattgatgaagggatgctgatagtctgggcctaatacaaaacagaccttgcagccaaacctaaacatctaagacctgaggtcccaaccaggacggctGTCGGGTATGGGCatccaccagtccggcgtgctcctcaaccaggacgcctgctggGTATGAAGCCGCCggggccacctgccaccaatccatcttctgagctgtactgctgcatctacctgCCCGGTCTAGCTGCTGCCGACGCCACCATGACACCAGACAGcgtcgacctcctgcgcgtgtccatcgccacacatctgacgccaagcctccgctgctccatgccgccaagaacctccgccatgaatatgtagaaagaaacaccgctccaccgaagAAGCCAACCACTGTCCCTCAAGCCCAAGTGCATCTCCAAGGGTGCATTAATCGTTGACATAGATCCTATCAAAATAAGGAAAGATATCCAGATTCGGTTTCAAAATTTATGGCTTATCTGCACTCGGGCCCATTCCTCGCACGTCGCACGTTTGCACTCTATAGTGCTGGAATTTGGTCTATTTTGAACCAGCTCAACAACAATTTTtagaattcctaataaatcctagaggtccATTTAACCCATTCATGCAAGGCGGGGGTGGGATTAAATCATTTGGTAAATGATGTAAAAAAATCATTTGGTAATTGCTCACATTTTTTTCCAACATATAGTTCAAACTTATTTCCCTCGCAAGAAAAGAATAGTTCAAGTAGCCTGTTTAGCATAATGGGTCTACCGCATCGAAATCATACTAGGTAATATGCACGAGAATAGTACCAAGCATAATTCATATAGAAGACAAAGCTAATAACAGGTTGAAGCTGCATATGGTACCCCTACGCTTTCTTTCTTTTGCCTGACTAACCCTACTACGGGGTCCAATTTCTTGTGTGTAGCATATTCCTTTCTTAGCCAAGAAAGCCCAAACAAACAAATCCTACCCTCGCAACCTGTTTCCGCGCCATCTCACTGTAGTGTCGAACTAAATCTGGCCTTGCTGCTAGACCCAcgaatttgtcaacatattgtataCCTTCCTTTTTCTTCTGTCCCTGATAATCTAGCTGAAGTTGCCTATATGTTAGTCTCTAGTCTCTACACCCTGACTCATGCATCCTTTGCAAAAACCCAAGGATGCCCATATGTTAGTCTCTAGTCGCTCAATATGAATATAATCCGTgttattagagcatctctagcagaccccgcataacGCCCCGACTAGCAAAATAACCGTCAAAATTTGGATCGGCGCGCGCTCGAACAGACCCTGCAAACGCGGCCGACCCGTAAAAGTTTTTGAGGGACGCAGCAAAATCTAACCCGCGAATACGCgggtccccccccccccggcccgTCGGTGCCCTGCATATAGCGGGAGCGGTTGATGGGaggacatttcagcccgcgcttTTCCCCACCTACCACCTCCCCGCTCACGTCGCCTCGCCGCCGGGCCGCCGCCCACGATTTCAGCGAAAGTAGCCGGCGGGATCACGCTGAAGGCCGCCACACGCACGAGGTTGCCCTCCGCCACCCCGCTCCTGCGTCGGCGGGCCAAAAAGTTGCAGATCTGAGGCCCTTCGTCGCGGGCGGCCCGGATTTGGCTTTTCCGGCCGCCGGTGGCTGTGCCAAGCGATGGAATGGTCGGGGAGCACCTCGCGCAGCCCCTGCAAAGTTCTATCACCGCATGCAGGTACGGGTTCGTCCTGTCGCCGCTGCCGACGGTTTTGCCGGCATGGATTCGACCGGTTGTCCGCAGGGCTCGGCGCTCGCGCAGCGGCTCTGCGGCTcgccgatgccgctcatacagtgTGACGCCTGCACGTGGACAGTGCTGCGGCTAACTTCGGGCATGCCGAAGCACCCCgaatgggtgttcttcaaatgcgaaaacgacggggtacGTGTTGTTTTCATTCGGCTTTGGCACCGCATTCTTTGGTtcaattgtgatagctcatttcgaacatcatcatgtgtgtaggaagatggatgctcattttggttttgggaaggcgaATATTGATTTATTGATTGAAAGAAACTTAATAGGCGTTCGTGCACTCCTTAGTAGAATCGAAGGCAATGAAACGGTTGTATGTACAATTAgaggggaagcaacgtctacttctttagaacCAAAAATGAGGAATGCAAAATAAAgaatccacagatcaacaatgaatgcatggagaagatattgctCCAACTAATGGGAGCAATTATGAAAGTTGGAAATCTCCTAAAATGCataattgtggttcttgtttttttggtcttgctattctagcaaagatttgaTGATGTCCTATGTATCCAATGTTGTTGACAAAGCAAAAAAATGCATTATGTTGTGTCAAATTGAAGTGTAAATTTAGGATTTGTGGGCGGCGGGAGCGGTGCCAGACCAGACCCCGCAAAGCCGAGCATAATCCGCGAATATCCTTTTGTACGGGTCCGTTTTATACGGGTCTGTTTTAGGGGTCTGCCTCTGTGGCCGTCCGCGCCGGCCCGTAAATCTATTTTTTCATGAATTGCAAATGCGTTTTACGGGTCAGACAGGATggagggtctgctagagatgctcttactctGTAACAAAGGTGTGGGATTCCGTTGTGTCGGGTGGATCGGGCGAGAGATTCGGCCCAAATCCATCGCTGGAAGCATCATCGGCGGGCAACACGTGCGTGCGCCAGCAAGTTTCACCGGCCGACGTCATGGCGGCCTATGCCCAATCCCCGGCGCCATCACGCCGGACGTGAGAAATAACGAATCGACGATAACCACACACCCCCTTCCCGAAACCACAGAgaagccctccctccctccctccctcctcgacGGGCCATGGCCAAGCGTCACGCGCACAAGAGGACAAAACTCCGCAACCATATAAGCGGCCCCTCCCCTCTCGTCTCCAAAAGTTCGAGCCCCTCATTTCTCATACCTACAAGCTCTGCTAGCTAGTTCATCTATCGCTAGCTTCCTCATACCCATATCGCTACCAGATCTTCTTCCAAGACTGGTTAGCAGtcgaagctagctagctagctagggttcGTCATCGAGCGCGAGCGCGCGATGATCATGTCCGACCCGGCCATGCTGCCGCCGGGCTTCCGGTTCCACCCGACGGACGAGGAGCTCATCCTACACTACCTCCGCAACCGCGCCGCCGAATCGCCCTGCCCCGTCTCCATCATCGCCGACGTAGATATCTACAAGTTCGACCCATGGGCCCTGCCATGTTAGTACCTGCCTGCTGCCTCCCCTCTGCACCAAGCAGATCATGATTCATTCATTCATGCTGATGATCGATTCATTTGATTCCCACTTGCGCTAGCTTAATTCTCATCTCAATAATCGTCCGTTGTTTCTCTTTGGGTCCCTTGATTAATTGCAGCCAAGGCTAGCTACGGGGACAGGGAGTGGTACTTCTTCACGCCGAGGGACCGTAAGTACCCCAACGGTGTCCGGCCGAACCGCGCCGCGGGTTCCGGCTACTGGAAGGCCACCGGCACCGACAAGCCCATCCGCTGCAGCGCCACCGGCGAGAGCGTCGGCGTCAAGAAGGCCCTCGTCTTCTacaagggccgcccgcccaagggcATCAaaaccaactggatcatgcacgagTACCGCCTCGCTGCCGCCGACGCACACGCCGCCAACACCTACCGCCCCATGAAGTTCCGCAACGCCTCCATGAGGGTAAGTCGCCACCACGTACGGTACAGCAATCAATCAAACATATAAACAAATTAAATCAACTGAAGTGAACACCCAAAACCCTAGTGTAGAGTATAAAACTACATATAGGAGTAGATCTTAGTATATGTCAATTCGTGTCACGACAGTTGCATGCGTGGCACCGATCGATATGCACAGTGATTTTTCCGGGAGGGTGTACGGGTTCGTGTCGTCGGCACGTCAGGTTTTGCCAAAATGGAATCGGGTTGTGCAGTGGCTCGCGAATGGACGCAAGAGCTGCTTTAGTGTGTGTGTCTCGTTTAAAGAAATGTTCTTTAGGCATACTTGGCATGGTGGCGCGAAGTCAATAGATCCGACAATGATAGGCCTGATTGATGCATACGCGTGTTAATGACTGATTCATCTTTCGCCTGGTTGATTGCAAGTTTTATTCATTTATTTCTAGATTTTTCATTAACTAAATTTAATACTACGTGTGATCCGTCTTGGCATATACTATGTATGCAGCTGGATGACTGGGTGCTGTGCCGGATCTACAAGAAGACCAGCCAAGTGTCGCCGATGGCGGTGCCGCCGCTGTCCGACCACGAGCTTGACGAGCCTTCTGGCGCTGACGCCTACCCCGTGTCGAGCGCCGGCATGATCATGCAAGGCGGCGCCAGCGGCTACCCGCTGCAGGCCGCGGCCGTCGGCACACAGAGGATGCCCAAGATCCCGTCCATATCAGAGTTGCTCAACGAGTACTCGCTGGCGCAGCTCTTCGAGGACAGCGGACACGCGCTGATGGCGCGGCACGATCAGCACGCCGCCCTCCTCGGTCACCCCATCATGAGCCAATTCCATGTGAACAGCATGCCGCAGCTTGGGCAGATGGATTCGTCAGCCTCAACGTCGGTGGCAGGCGAGGGTGCCGCCGGGAAGCGCAAGAGGCCGTCGGAGGACGGTGACCGTAACGGGTCGACGAGCCAGCCAGCGGCGGCGGTGACGGGCAAGAAGCCCAACAGTTCTTGCTTGGGTGCAACAACGTTCCAAACAGGCAACAACACCTTGCAGGGGACGTTGCTCCGTTTCTAACATGGGGATCGGATGAACTGACGGTGGATACACACTATACTACTTCAACCCCATCAGTCTGAATTATATACGACTGGCGAACTGGTGATTTGAAGAACAATTATTGGGGTCTATTGCGCAAGATAGGTCTAAATTAGACAAATTATTGGTCAATATATAGGGAAAGGGATTGTACtgcaggtgtgtgtgtgtgtgtgtgtgtgtgtgtcgaacGACTAGCTAGGTCCATGGATCATACTAGTAGATATGGTTTGTAGTGTGTACACAATATTTTTGTCTCCAAGGCATGCAGTACAATCATGTACTTGAAGCTTACGACCGTGCTAAGAAGGGCTTGATCAGACTGAGATCGACAAACTGAAAGTCTGGAACATAAGATGTAAAACAGCGAAATATATTCTTTAATGGAACCATTAATTCA
This window encodes:
- the LOC119296277 gene encoding NAC domain-containing protein 2-like, with protein sequence MIMSDPAMLPPGFRFHPTDEELILHYLRNRAAESPCPVSIIADVDIYKFDPWALPSKASYGDREWYFFTPRDRKYPNGVRPNRAAGSGYWKATGTDKPIRCSATGESVGVKKALVFYKGRPPKGIKTNWIMHEYRLAAADAHAANTYRPMKFRNASMRLDDWVLCRIYKKTSQVSPMAVPPLSDHELDEPSGADAYPVSSAGMIMQGGASGYPLQAAAVGTQRMPKIPSISELLNEYSLAQLFEDSGHALMARHDQHAALLGHPIMSQFHVNSMPQLGQMDSSASTSVAGEGAAGKRKRPSEDGDRNGSTSQPAAAVTGKKPNSSCLGATTFQTGNNTLQGTLLRF